From Eriocheir sinensis breed Jianghai 21 chromosome 19, ASM2467909v1, whole genome shotgun sequence:
ttcTCAAGGAGGGAGAGTAACCATTCCTGTCTCCTAGTCAAcgaaaagaatccggcctgagcggggctcgaaccgccgcctgtttggcagtGATGCCTTGCAGCgtagcgctctaccgattgagctaccggagcgctgtgtgtgtgtgtgtgtgtgtgtgtgtgtgtgtgtgtgtgtgtgtgtgttcttacctggCTTGATAATTCTTTCCTGTTTCTGTTATGTTTCTGGACTGAGGCAAGCGTGAAATTCCCAGTAAGAAAGCTATTTTCAGTTGTTAATAATTTAAAATACAATCCCCCAAACGTTGGTATATTgcttttgtacacacacacacacacacacacacacacacacacacacacacacacagataaccgTCCAAACCTGGGTGTTTCAGCCAAGAAGCAGTTATGAGCTGATAGATAAGTATGACTTGGAGACACAACAATACGAGCATGACGCAAACCTTGGAAACTACACCTAGAtaaacacaactaggtaaacacacacacacacacacacacacacacacacacacacacacacacacacatacacacgaagaTTTTACTATGCTATGCAGGGTCGTAATTtatgttttctatatcggcctcaaaatgtCATGAAAATGCTTAATTTTCAAAAACTTTCCTCCACCTGCGCATGCTCGCCACCCTCACCCCCAACCCATGGACCTacagcccccccaaaaaataatgtGACAAAACTACAGGCCTGCTATTGTGATGTTGACTTCCCTAGGGTGATGTAACAAAAATCTCTTATAATGCctgaagtggtgatggtgatggtggtggtgatggtggtggtgatcgtggtggttgttgttgttaatattgccTCTTTTGAGGTAAAGAGACACGGGCTAACCTATGAGCTCGTCAGTAAAGAGCAGTAATACATGGGAACTCTGCGCGTTGGAGGATAATTTTTGCAGAGGGCAAGAAGTGACTCAGTCTTCGACGAGACGACGAATGCTGCAGCTTTTTCTGTATCTGATGCATTTTGGTTTTGAGGGTAATTGCGGAGATGCTGCGTGACTGGGCATCGGAGCAGATAGTGGAGAAGAGGTTCATGGTCCTCCTCAAGACAGTGCTCACAAGGTTCAGGGCGGTCATAAATTTGTGATGTTCACAgcagggttggcaaaaaccaatgtttaaaaaaaaaaaaagtttttttaaaccaggtttttggtttaaaccagttttttggggggtttaaaccAGTTAAATATCCTCGgactatccttagctcaaaatctcaactggaaacgtcacatctcctctcttactaaatcagcttcctcgaggttgggcgttctgtatcgtctccgccacagatgctttccatatacaggggccttgtccgccctcgtatggagtatgcatctcacgtggggagggggggctccactcacacagctcttctggacagagtcgCTATATtgcttctctgtctatcttctatcgatattttcatgctgactgctcttctgaacttgctaactgcatgcctcccctcctcccgcagccccgcttcacacgactttctactcatgctcatccctatattgtccaaaccccttatgcaagagttaactagcatctccattctttcatccccttcacgggtaaattctggaacagccttccttcgtctgtatttccttctgcctataacttcacctctttcaagaagagtgtatcaagtcacctctccacccgaaattaacctctcttttggctactctttactttttacttttgtgggagcggcgagtagcgggctttttttttgtactctttttgttgcccttgagccgcatcccttgatgtaaaaaaaaaaaaaaaaaatatatatatatatatatatatatatatatatatatatatatatatatatatagatagatagatagatagatagatagatagatagatagatagatagatagatagatagatatagatagatagatagatagatagatagatttagagatggatttagcaatatattcattgatcttcatacaatctgtaaaagaggcaaaatgcagcttctctaacatgctttttaattgccatgttaaaaatagtaaaacatgaaagacctcttctaattttccaattgcatgctacaaaaacagttgtaatatatatatatatatatatatatatatatatatatatatatatatatatatatatatagagagagagagagagagagagagagagagagagagagagagagagagagagagagagagagagagagagagagaattaaaaccacaatacctgatgaaactaacaaagatacacaaaaaaaacactggttttaagaacataagaacataagaacgtaggagtctgcatgaggccggtaggcctgtaggaggcagctcctttgaccctaagctcccgtgtatctaaccccacctaatatcgctgtccatgaatttatctagtctatttttgaatgtgacaattgtattggcactcaccacgtgactgctaagcctattccagtcatccaccactctgttagtaaaccaatttttgccaatgtctctgttgaatctgaatttatccagtttaaacccattacttcgtgtcctacccggttctcttaccaaaaaaaaacttatgaatatctcccttgttaaagcccttcatccatttataaacctcgatcatgtctccacgcagcCTTCGCCTTTCTTGAgagtgcaagtttaactgtttgagtctttcctcgtatggcaagtttctcaacccctgaatcatcttagtcatcctcctctgcaccgattctaacattttgatatccattttatagtaaggtgaccagaactgaacagcatagtcaagatgaggtctaactaatgctaaatatagtttgaggaagacttcggggcttctgctgcttacgctccttgaaataaatcccataagctccttgaaataaatcccagcgcTCCTGGTTTTTAGTTTAAACCAgtggtgtcaaactcatggcccgcgggttAGTTATAAATAGCCCGcagtatcacggtaacttcaatcttgtcaatgtattttcaaTCTTGTTGGCCcacatgacggcacttcagagtatgaattggccctcgaagggttttgagtttgacacccctggtttaaaccgccaaccctgctgtacatagtTAAAATGACACCCCAGGTTCAAACCCCCAACCCtactgtacataattaaaatattacatatagttaaaaccacactactgatgaaactaacaaaggtacacacaaaagaaaaagaatggttttagtagttggtttaaaccactggttttttattggtttaaaccatttggtttaaaccgccaaccctggaTCACAGAAATCCTAGCCGCAGTCTGTGTAGGTGGTGGACAAGGTGCGGTGCTGTCCTGGGAGGGAGGACTAAAGTCTCTTGTTTGGTGGCTGTTGTGTAGTAAGTGGCGGAACGAGAGCATGTGGCAACGTGATCCCTCAAGTCATTTGAGATGGACCTAAAGGCTGCTGCACTGACCTGAGATTTTATCTGAGCAAGACTGAGATGAATGGTGATATCTGGATCTGTGCGCTGCGTTGCACTACGAGCGGCACTATCAGCCCTCTCGCTGCCCAAGATGCCCACATGGCCAGGTACCCATGCAGTGTAGCTTGATAGTGTTGTTTGCCATGCTGAGTGTGTGCATCTCTTTttggatggaggtaaggagatgCACGTTATCTGCAAAGTTTGTTTGTCTGAGTGTTTTCAAGGCAGAGAGTGAGTCGCTGTGGTGTAATGTGTGTTGTTGGCGTGCCGAAGGGCTTGGTGAATTGCTATGAGCTCAGTCTGGAAGATGGACGTGCCCGTGCTGAGCCTGAAGGCATGCGTTTGGTTGCCGCACACAAACGCAGCTCCAGCAGCACCCTTCTCCTCTACTGAACCATCAGTGTAATAGTGTAAGGAATGAGAGGTGGAGAGGCTAGCAGTCTGCTCAAGTCTTTCTTGGAGGAGAGGGACAGTGAGTGCTGCCCTTGGGCGACGGCTGCGTGGGCCAAGGAGGGGGTGGCGAatagggcggtggtggtggtgatggtggtggtggtggtggtggtgatggtggtggtggtggtgatggtggtggtgatggagctgctggggaaagaggagaaaacaataatACCGTTAACGATAATAGAAATAATGAAGTtaactaagtctctctctctctctctctctctctctctctctctctctctccatctatctatctatctatctcatacaGTAAGACGGAGCACAAACGACTTAATGATTTGAGTCTTCGTCCGCATTCATAGacatcgacaacgccatatactcgtgctgagtgagttcgtaacaccgtgggccaggccttTCAGGCAAACCttgacgacttcacacacctgcAAAATACCTGTGTGCGCCCCCTCAGGTACTGCGGGCGTGGATAAGACTGTGGAATGCTTGTAgtgggtgttgctgttgttgttgtttgtggtggtggtggtggaggtggtggtggtaatggtgtgtgtgtgtgtgtgtgtgtgtgtgtgtgtgtgtgtgtgtgtgtgtgtgtgtgtgttgatgatagtgttggtggtcttggttgtggtgatgttaaTGGTAGTGTGGTagaagggggtggtggtggagtagtgtTTGTTTACGCTGGTTAGAAAGGATTTTCCAGATGCTAGAGGACAAGTGGAGggcgtgaggaagagaaggaagaggggtacGCAGTCTAtctggaagcggaggaggagaggggaaggaggaggaggaggaggaggagcacaggaAAGTATAAAGACTGAAGATGGAATTGGAGTACCTCAGAGTCGGCGTCACCACCATCACGGACAACaaaaacaccaccgccagcaTGAAGGTGTTAATGGGCCTCCTCCTTGCCACCTGCCTCGCTCTGGCcaggtaactattttttttatacaaagatAAGGACAGGCAAGGGATGGCCCGCCTACAGAGTGTTGGGGCAGTGGAGATTCCAGCGAAGGGAGAATGAGTCAAGCTGAACTCTACTTAATTAAGAatttaaatagtcaaagaatttacatagttggtagagttaggtgaaagatgAGCAGCAGATGAGCACATACGTATTTAGTAAAAGAGTAGCAATGAAGTCTTAgtcaaatggtggaaaattctgaataATCAAGGTTTTGGGCACGAGAGGATGATATCATTGTGTACTTCAAGTTTTGGATCGAAATTTAAGagagagatagtaggaaggaactGAGAAAAGATTACATCAGTAGCCTCCGAAACCTGTATTAcggttaggaagagaaggtgaggtttagaggaggagaaatggtgctGCACAGAAGGGAAATTAGAGCGAATACCGCGGGTGTTGCAAATTTTGGAAGAGCCATCAAGACACCTTTTTAAGTTAGTATTCTCCCTTCGtctcgtctccttttcttcttcgcctctttGATTTACtttgacttctttttcttcttcttctgtttacaTATCCAGCCTTTCCATCACccacattcccttctcctccccactccaGCGGGGACCACGGACCCGAGGACTCCGAGCACTGCCACTGCGGAGTTTTCGCCACCGAGCACGAGGGTCTGGTGGAGCTGGACGAATTCCCCCACGAGCACGTTGCCGACTGTTCAAAGGTCCTCGAGTGCAAGACCGTGTGCCAGAAtgcggtaagt
This genomic window contains:
- the LOC127000649 gene encoding uncharacterized protein LOC127000649; its protein translation is MELEYLRVGVTTITDNKNTTASMKVLMGLLLATCLALASGDHGPEDSEHCHCGVFATEHEGLVELDEFPHEHVADCSKVLECKTVCQNAWNTVVGGGDLDAVTSGGITVGQRFCDNLEADGILNFGPNKVHGYSSICHGPLLYDNLESNQDLCCKGGNYEACA